One Pyrenophora tritici-repentis strain M4 chromosome 5, whole genome shotgun sequence DNA window includes the following coding sequences:
- a CDS encoding Atrophin-1 multi-domain protein codes for MADTVEENKQSVSGEGQADANASVGGKGSAESSSKKTERKTPKKLGGKKPQQQPTPEATPAPDSDGEGKAEQEDAESKKQSNGADADDSDEPQQEKSKSQSRRRQSRGRGRRGAESGAESDARSDVSQSGGRRNRQRQKKGGKGGGPLDDITENVPGGDALGGAGDMVQNTAGNAVNQVGDTAGKALGGLTGGGGGGEEEGGKDGGEQLRLRLELNLDIEIQLKAKIHGDLTLGLLN; via the exons ATGGCGGATACAGTCGAGGAGAACAAGCAATCCGTGTCGGGAGAGGGACAGGCAGACGCCAACGCCTCGGTAGGCGGCAAGGGCAGCGCGGAATCATCGAGTAAGAAAACCGAAAGGAAGACGCCGAAGAAGCTGGGCGGAAAGAAGCCTCAACAGCAGCCCACTCCTGAAGCCACTCCTGCCCCCGATAGCGATGGCGAAGGGAAAGCTGAGCAAGAGGACGCAGAATCCAAAAAGCAATCCAACGGCGCCGACGCCGACGACTCCGATGAACCCCAGCAAGAAAAGTCCAAGTCGCAATCGAGACGCCGCCAGTCGCGTGGCCGCGGCCGTCGAGGCGCAGAGTCTGGTGCCGAATCGGATGCGCGGTCGGATGTCTCGCAATCAGGCGGCCGTCGCAACCGCCAGCGCCAGAAGAAGGGCGGAAAGGGCGGCGGTCCACTCGACGACATCACCGAGAACGTCCCTGGAGGAGACGCGCTCGGTGGTGCTGGAGACATGGTCCAAAACACCGCTGGTAACGCCGTCAACCAAGTTGGCGACACTGCTGGCAAGGCCCTTGGAGGTCTGActggcggcggcggcggtggtgaAGAAGAAGGTGGAAAGGATGGAGGCGAGCAACTGCGACTGCGATTGGAGCTCAATCTCGACATTGAGATTCAGCTCAAGGCCAAGATCCACGGTGACCTCACACTTGGATTACT GAACTAA
- a CDS encoding GTPase SAR1 and related small G protein produces the protein MQAPRRESSAGIAPQRPGLKTRAYSAPNVPRTDEAAASTQLSSTDEGCEGEEITDDAFFQRYHFPHQVPYPEEEDQGDSSAASSSDTEGPLSPTHAKDRQPAGDAASEPSTGSANSDSGAPAMQELNMAVIGARGSGRSTFIRRALGLPDAATTSNCSRTIAIDGSPYLVRFLEMMADDVHLTERCIIKWPETVHDSVTPRIDAAVILYDVTNSDSLGKVPDMLSILNKAQLPIVLVACKCDQHPAHRHVDTAVIEQRAKTFIDGLCAFQTSESAPETHRACLSVIARAAIAAKRPRSQASSMARRRANSSAVKSITQKDLWARKHERASSEISMRFQRQSSEVKSDRYKPSDTNKTFFNAEESPGYDSQDSDDQDSDAGQSIMSVKPSDENGYTFEQLVDRLLAQPMSKNDSKFVSVFLALYRRFATPGQLLEAIIKRFEAINKEKDLPMIRIISQLRYLAILQQWVAYYPGDFAYPTTRRLIRRFATSLASNREFSVAATEIIRDLEMVVEDDDTDWACSDRQRAQNENIPTFHNNVLDEDSDEDEFSRALGHMTGPSARNSVARSSVTGGTPSLDGSMGSSQILLTQVEKNERLARQLEPNPIKPLSKIQWHQLMGESEEAIAREMTRIDWIMFSSVRPRDLVRHVSLNAEEKKRCKNLENVTRMTDHFNHVAFLVSNYILLRDKPKHRALMMEKWMKIARQLRKLNDYNMLGAVLAGIKGTAVSRLIATRDLVPQPTTQDFWKLDILMNHSKSHGAYRLAWENSSGERIPYIPLHRRDLVSASEGNSTFVNDKKKTDSAFSPHPGVSVFEGIAGKRDSKEAPPGGVTGKERINWRKFEIMGEVIVGVQRAQGTPYPNWQKCEEIRNLILDVKITKDEDDLFERSAHLEAQNANERGRLVRWFRER, from the exons ATGCAGGCGCCGCGCAGAGAAAGCAGTGCCGGCATCGCCCCCCAGCGCCCTGGCCTGAAGACGCGCGCATATTCGGCTCCCAATGTGCCCCGGACGGATGAAGCAGCCGCATCGACGCAGCTCAGTAGTACCGACGAGGGCTGCGAGGGCGAAGAGATCACCGACGACGCCTTCTTCCAGCGCTACCACTTCCCCCACCAGGTCCCATACCCAGAGGAAGAGGACCAAGGTGACAGCAGCGCCGCGTCGTCGTCCGACACTGAAGGCCCTCTGTCTCCCACGCACGCCAAGGACCGCCAGCCTGCCGGCGACGCGGCATCGGAGCCCTCGACGGGT TCTGCCAACAGCGACTCGGGCGCGCCGGCTATGCAAGAACTGAACATGGCCGTCATCGGCGCGCGGGGCTCTGGAAGATCCACCTTCATACGAAGAGCCCTCGGCCTGCCCGACGCGGCCACGACGAGCAACTGCTCGCGCACCATTGCCATTGATGGCTCGCCCTACCTTGTGCGCTTCCTCGAAATGATGGCCGACGACGTGCACCTGACCGAGCGCTGCATCATCAAGTGGCCAGAAACGGTGCACGACAGTGTCACTCCACGCATAGATGCCGCCGTCATACTGTATGATGTCACAAATTCAGACAGTCTGGGCAAGGTCCCGGATATGCTCA GCATACTTAACAAGGCCCAGTTGCCCATTGTATTGGTCGCCTGCAAATGCGATCAACACCCCGCACATCGCCATGTCGACACAGCCGTGATTGAGCAAAGAGCCAAAACCTTCATTGACGGCTTGTGCGCGTTTCAGACATCGGAATCTGCTCCGGAGACGCACCGAGCATGCCTGTCAGTTATCGCTCGAGCAGCCATAGCGGCTAAGCGAC CCCGTTCCCAAGCCTCGTCCATGGCACGACGGCGTGCCAATTCTTCTGCAGTCAAATCAATCACCCAAAAGGACCTTTGGGCTCGCAAACACGAGCGTGCTAGCTCAGAAATCTCCATGAGGTTTCAACGCCAGTCCAGCGAAGTTAAGAGTGACCGTTATAAGCCCAGCGATACCAACAAAACTTTCTTCAATGCCGAGGAATCTCCCGGCTATGACTCGCAGGACTCCGATGACCAGGATTCCGACGCCGGCCAAAGCATCATGTCCGTGAAGCCTTCCGATGAGAACGGATATACTTTTGAACAGCTGGTCGACCGCCTACTCGCCCAGCCAATGTCCAAGAATGACTCCAAATTCGTCTCTGTTTTCCTGGCCTTGTACCGGAGGTTCGCAACTCCAGGTCAGTTGCTGGAAGCCATCATTAAGCGTTTTGAGGCCATCAACAAGGAGAAAGACTTACCAATGATTCGCATCATCTCACAGCTTCGCTACCTGGCCATACTGCAGCAATGGGTTGCATACTATCCCGGTGACTTTGCCTATCCGACCACACGCCGACTCATCCGCAGATTTGCAACCTCTCTGGCCTCGAACCGCGAATTTTCAGTAGCTGCGACTGAGATTATCAGAGATCTTGAAATGGTGGTTGAAGACGATGATACCGATTGGGCATGCAGCGATCGCCAACGCGCACAAAATGAGAATATACCCACCTTCCACAACAACGTACTGGATGAAGATTCGGACGAGGATGAATTTTCAAGAGCGTTAGGCCACATGACCGGCCCCTCTGCAAGAAATTCAGTTGCACGGAGCAGCGTGACAGGCGGCACACCATCCTTGGACGGATCTATGGGCTCATCGCAGATCCTACTAACCCAAGTGGAGAAGAATGAACGACTCGCCCGACAGTTGGAGCCCAACCCTATCAAACCCTTGTCCAAGATCCAATGGCACCAACTGATGGGTGAATCGGAAGAGGCCATTGCAAGAGAAATGACTCGGATAGACTGGATCATGTTTTCTTCAGTGCGACCACGTGATCTTGTCCGGCACGTCAGCCTGAATGccgaagagaagaagagatgCAAGAACCTGGAGAATGTGACACGGATGACCGACCATTTCAACCATGTCGCTTTTCTGGTATCGAATTACATTCTTCTACGCGACAAACCAAAGCATAGGGCGCTTATGATGGAGAAGTGGATGAAGATTGCGCGACAGCTCCGAAAGCTGAACGACTACAACATGTTGGGTGCTGTTCTGGCAGGTATCAAAGGCACAGCGGTTTCTCGTTTGATCGCAACAAGGGACCTAGTTCCCCAACCTACAACTCAGGACTTTTGGAAGCTCGACATCCTGATGAACCACTCAAAGTCACACGGCGCATATCGACTGGCATGGGAAAACAGTTCAGGAGAGCGCATACCGTATATTCCCTTGCACCGCCGCGACCTAGTATCAGCCTCGGAAGGGAATTCGACCTTCGTCAAtgacaagaagaagactgATTCGGCATTCTCACCCCACCCAGGAGTCAGTGTCTTCGAAGGCATTGCAGGAAAGCGAGATAGCAAGGAAGCACCGCCTGGCGGGGTAACTGGAAAAGAGAGAATAAACTGGCGCAAGTTTGAGATCATGGGCGAAGTCATTGTTGGAGTACAACGTGCACAGGGTACGCCATATCCCAACTGGCAAAAGTGCGAAGAGATCCGAAATCTCATCCTGGACGTGAAAATCACCAAAGACGAAGAT GATCTCTTTGAGCGCAGTGCTCATCTTGAAGCGCAGAATGCCAATGAGCGTGGCCGGCTTGTGCGATGGTTCCGAGAGCGTTAG
- a CDS encoding ArgH, Argininosuccinate lyase, whose translation MASEKKVAENMLWGGRFTEGLDPVMEQYNASLPYDRLFYAEDIAGSIAFARANKNNGILTEDEFAAIEKGMAQIKEEWASNSFQVKANDEDIHTANERRLSEIIGKDIGGKLHTGRSRNEQVATDMRLWLREQLRTLEGYLKLLIKTSVQRAEAEIDVLMPGYTHLQKAQPVRWSHWILSHATAFASELERLREVIKRVNRSPLGCGALAGNPFNIDRAAMAAELGFESLLTNSLNAVGDRDFVFETLQWGSSFMLKMSRWAEDLIIYSSLEFGFVRLADAYSTGSSLMPQKKNADSLELIRGKSGRAFGHMAGLYVTIKGLPTTYNKDLQESVEPLIDHIKTVSDSIQIATGVLSTLSINADKMHAALAPEMLATEFADYLVRKGVPFREGHHISGRVVALAENEGVPMDKLSLEQLKGIDSRLGDDVVECLDYERAVELKNATGGTSKSAVMEQIDILKKIL comes from the exons ATGGCATCTGAGAAGAAGGTAGCGGAAAACATGCTCTGGGGAGGCCGTTTCACGG AGGGGCTTGACCCAGTCATGGAGCAGTACAACGCTTCGCTACCCTATGACCGACTATTCTACGCTGAAGACATTGCCGGCTCCATTGCCTTTGCTCGCGCCAACAAGAACAATGGCATCCTCACAGAGGACGAGTTCGCTGCCATTGAAAAGGGCATGGCCCAGATCAAGGAAGAGTGGGCATCGAATTCGTTCCAAGTCAAAGCAAACGACGAAGACATTCACACTGCAAACGAGCGGAGGCTGAGCGAAATCATCGGCAAAGACATTGGCGGAAAACTACACACAGGGCGGAGTCGAAATGAGCAAGTCGCAACCGACATGCGGTTATGGCTGCGAGAACAACTCCGTACACTTGAGGGCTACCTAAAGCTGCTTATCAAGACGTCTGTGCAGCGAGCCGAAGCTGAAATCGACGTGCTCATGCCCGGCTACACACATCTCCAGAAAGCCCAGCCAGTCCGCTGGTCGCACTGGATCCTCTCGCACGCCACGGCTTTTGCCTCTGAACTCGAGCGCCTCCGCGAAGTCATCAAGCGCGTGAACCGCTCCCCGCTCGGCTGCGGCGCCCTTGCCGGAAACCCGTTCAACATCGACCGGGCCGCCATGGCCGCAGAACTCGGTTTTGAATCCCTCCTCACAAACTCGCTCAACGCCGTCGGCGACCGCGACTTTGTCTTTGAAACTCTGCAGTGGGGCTCCAGCTTCATGCTCAAGATGTCTCGCTGGGCAGAGGACCTGATCATCTACTCGAGTTTGGAATTCGGCTTCGTCAGGCTCGCAGATGCGTACTCGACGGGTAGCTCGCTCATGCCGCAGAAGAAGAACGCGGATAGTCTGGAACTCATCCGTGGTAAGAGCGGCCGTGCGTTTGGCCACATGGCGGGTTTGTACGTTACCATCAAGGGTCTGCCAACGACGTACAACAAGGATCTCCAGGAGTCTGTCGAGCCCCTCATCGATCACATCAAGACTGTCAGCGACTCGATCCAGATTGCTACAGGTGTCTTGTCTACCCTCAGCATCAACGCGGACAAGATGCACGCTGCGCTTGCCCCTGAGATGCTCGCTACTGAATTCGCAGATTACCTTGTTAGGAAGGGCGTTCCGTTCCGTGAGGGTCACCATATCTCAGGTCGTGTTGTTGCGCTTGCGGAGAATGAGGGCGTGCCTATGGATAAACTTAGTCTCGAACAGCTCAAGGGTATTGACTCTAGGCTCGGAGATGATGTTGTTGAGTGCTTGGATTATGAGCGTGCGGTTGAGCTGAAGAACGCGACGGGCGGCACGAGTAAGAGTGCGGTCATGGAGCAGATTGATATCTTAAAGAAGATCTTGTAG
- a CDS encoding metal-dependent hydrolase TIM-barrel protein, whose amino-acid sequence MATIDRVLYLGNATQRRYTSATVSVPRIFGKVALEEHVGTSIWAKYNLTPPANAVVGVLNRPPTLPNTLDTIARLDDINGRLSSMNHSGIGYVIVSLSSPGIQGVHDTALAIKFSTDINDELYLKYANAYPDKFAFFATVPMQDPVAAASELERAVSLLGAKGAAINGYTDIGPPGNSTTRYLDDPINAPFWSKVAALNVPIYLHPRAPPPSQQLVYNYPNNSLSAYPGLVTGGFAYGAETAVHALRLMLSGLFDTHPNIQIILGHAAEGLPFLIHRSDTQLAAEVPGTNGPYKRPLRYYLRNNFYATLSGVRRLSTTQCTLAEMGEERVLFSVDYPFQSNEDAADWFDGVEGMSVETKRKVARGNARRLFNLTVDLDERQIDGDFM is encoded by the exons ATGGCCACAATCGACCGCGTACTTTACCTTGGAAACGCGACCCAGCGTCGATATACGAGTGCAACCGTGTCAGTGCCTCGTATCTTTGGAAAGGTAGCCCTTGAGGAACATGTAGGCACGAGTATCTGGGCCAAGTATAATCTTACCCCACCCGCCAATGCTGTCGTAGGCGTACTCAACCGTCCGCCTACACTG CCCAATACACTCGATACGATAGCACGCCTTGACGACATCAACGGACGCCTGTCGTCCATGAACCACAGCGGCATAGGCTATGTCATCGTCTCGCTCAGTTCCCCTGGCATCCAAGGCGTACACGACACCGCATTAGCAATAAAGTTCTCAACGGACATCAACGATGAACTCTACCTCAAATACGCCAATGCCTACCCCGACAAGTTTGCCTTCTTTGCTACCGTCCCCATGCAAGACCCCGTAGCTGCCGCCTCTGAGCTCGAGCGCGCCGTTAGTCTCCTCGGAGCAAAAGGCGCCGCTATAAACGGATACACGGATATTGGCCCGCCCGGTAACTCGACTACACGCTACCTAGACGACCCCATCAATGCCCCCTTCTGGAGCAAAGTCGCTGCCTTGAATGTGCCCATATACCTGCACCCCCGCGCCCCTCCACCATCCCAACAACTCGTATACAACTATCCCAACAACTCCCTTAGCGCCTACCCCGGCCTTGTGACAGGCGGATTTGCCTATGGCGCAGAAACTGCAGTCCACGCTTTGCGTCTCATGCTATCCGGCCTCTTCGACACACATCCAAACATCCAAATTATCCTCGGTCATGCAGCAGAAGGTCTACCTTTTCTGATACACCGCTCAGATACGCAACTCGCTGCAGAGGTTCCCGGTACTAATGGCCCATATAAGCGCCCACTGAGGTACTATCTCCGCAACAACTTCTACGCCACGTTATCAGGTGTGCGTCGCTTGTCGACGACGCAGTGTACGCTAGCGGAAATGGGTGAAGAGAGAGTCTTGTTTAGTGTGGATTACCCGTTTCAGAGTAATGAGGATGCGGCGGATTGGTTCGATGGGGTTGAGGGGATGAGCGTGGAGACGAAGAGGAAGGTTGCGAGGGGAAATGCGAGAAGGTTGTTTAATTTGACTGTGGACTTGGATGAGCGGCAGATTGATGGGGATTTCATGTGA